A stretch of the Nematostella vectensis chromosome 1, jaNemVect1.1, whole genome shotgun sequence genome encodes the following:
- the LOC5517414 gene encoding bifunctional peptidase and (3S)-lysyl hydroxylase Jmjd7: MDISQSLTKAFENLSSEAREFYLSTEVPHIDAPPTPLKFYREWVAPNRPVIIRNAINHWPALKLWNSQYLKKCIGEKTTTVAVTPNGYADAIVGDRFVMPEERLMKFGHFLDILEKRVEANGVFYVQKQNSNFTDEFSEIISDAETELPWASEAFGNTPDAVNFWMGDERAITSMHKDPYENLYCVISGYKKFNLIPPTDLPFIPYGLYKPSKYKSTNDYEFEIADIVENSELGDDESAQLVPWISVDPLEPDLTRFPDFAKARPLSCTVQAGEMLYLPSLWFHHVQQSHACIAVNFWIVSGLEVAR; this comes from the exons ATGGATATATCTCAAAGCTTAACAAAAGCCTTCGAAAATCTGTCTTCAGAAGCCAGAGAGTTTTATCTATCAACTGAAGTCCCTCATATCGACGCTCCGCCTACACCCCTCAAGTTTTATCGCGAATGGGTCGCGCCAAACCGACCAGTAATAATCAGAAATGCCATAAACCACTGGCCGGCTCTCAAGCTTTGGAATTCCCAGTACCTAAAAAAGTGTATTGGGGAAAAGACAACCACGGTTGCCGTGACGCCAAACGGTTACGCAGATGCGATAGTTGGGGATAGATTTGTGATGCCCGAGGAAAGACTGATGAAGTTTGGCCACTTCTTAGATATACTTGAAAAGAGAGTGGAGGCGAACGGTGTGTTTTATGTACAGAAGCAGAATTCAAACTTCACTGATGAGTTCTCAGAGATTATTAGCGACGCTGAAACAGAACTCCCTTGGGCTTCAGAGGCGTTTGGAAATACTCCAGATGCGGTGAATTTTTGGATGGGGGACGAACGTGCAATCACATCCATGCACAAAGACCCATATGAAAACCTCTATTGTGTTATCTCAGGTTACAAGAAATTCAACCTTATTCCCCCAACCGACCTCCCATTTATACCATATGGTCTCTACAAACCATCTAAATACAAGAGTACCAATGATTATGAATTTGAAATAGCTGATATTGTAGAGAATTCTGAATTAGGTGATGACGAGAGTGCACAACTTGTGCCTTGGATATCGGTAGATCCCCTGGAGCCAGATCTCACGAGATTCCCAGACTTTGCTAAAGCAAGGCCACTTAGTTGCACTGTACAAGCAGGGGAGATGCTCTACCTGCCCTCATTGTGGTTTCACCATGTTCAGCAGTCACATGCCTGTATAGCAGTCAATTTTTG gATTGTATCTGGCCTCGAAGTGGCTCGGTAG
- the LOC5517413 gene encoding uncharacterized protein LOC5517413 translates to MAPRALLCVALVALILGNPAEARISSKRLMELSEKALYLISMQDTVLAIKARANSIRAYNHMKQGEKEEAQMSMYRAMFGLAVVNGAGGLVVQNPMTIAFVNQMKKRSEFKAAMAAWNKYNNVIQDDIYRGLITQDEFLTKTTKLKQQTIDTLKTVVQGLPETDEVVKTLRRASKWAKVVKYIDFLGPWFDGISLVLDSWDLYDAIKENNTPGIVSASLGIASSLVGLATLGAVALGFLTGGVAIFALGALSACLGLAGTLVEIAYQEPCCHLEVKIDPLAQLREAGMDELEHSRKYLERFPEVFKRHEFYESNPANMQVREAVQAGGEPLRMTRGWYYDLNHDRGTYIKTGGLREDDFQGYVLVKEPYSGRGAMVVLDTKLVRDSRYKLRGANIQTYADRDIDVKDADFVSIGDFWELEAGEKLIVKTGHGNDTIHINGPIGQPTSDFGEDTLDVDTGARHPFPETLNTLSFSNLAKGRQYFIKEGYLYKLHHIKGAYYSARTAQVGLWYKPDRPDLPVTLHKFGKIKPINLVIGSSYNDVIEMSGAAFYVEQTEGINKYIMQAVTAAYYEFYEIVDSSESYRLSGQQPELVVCSSERITINNFEWTDEQILNFRVSSYFKTVMRSIRFQFLTEPKVSIYYSRDFDSCVDNLKSAPEKTFDLTLAKQVDISNNVDTVAFNFKNVGYGSWHDDTMRFLKPDASSAGQNGLLVNLHAGNDTVILTNDLMRTIIDSGAAMELKEEGGKDWMQIRQGNSIPDGYYYFNYIVELVDVEMIMNEEKRVLVDLRKPVEGTIDLKARYEMAMP, encoded by the exons ATGGCACCAAGGGCTCTACTATGCGTAGCTCTAGTAGCGTTAATTCTTGGGAATCCCGCGGAAGCTAGGATATCTTCAAAGAGACTCATGGAATTATCCGAGAAGGCATTATATTTAATTTCGATGCAGGACACTGTGCTCGCGATCAAGGCACGGGCAAACTCCATCCGAGCCTACAACCACATGAAGCAGG GCGAAAAAGAGGAAGCTCAAATGAGTATGTACAGAGCGATGTTTGGCCTTGCGGTAGTGAACGGCGCTGGCGGCCTTGTCGTACAAAATCCTATGACTATCGCCTTTGTAAATCAGATGAAGAAGAGGTCTGAGTTTAAGGCCGCCATGGCCGCGTGGAATAAGTACAACAACGTCATTCAAGATGATATATACAGGGGCTTGATTACCCAAGACGAGTTCTTGACAAAG ACAACGAAGCTCAAGCAACAGACGATTGACACATTAAAGACAGTGGTCCAAGGTCTCCCAGAGACTGATGAAGTAGTGAAAACTTTACGCCGAGCATCCAAGTGGGCGAAGGTCGTGAAGTATATAGATTTCCTTGGGCCGTGGTTTGACGGCATAAGTCTTGTGTTGGACAGTTGGGATTTATATGACGCTATCAAGGAAAACAACACACCCGGAATTGTGTCCGCTAGCCTTGGAATAGCATCCA GTCTCGTAGGCCTCGCGACGTTGGGCGCCGTAGCACTTGGTTTTCTAACCGGTGGAGTAGCTATCTTTGCTCTTGGCGCTCTGAGTGCTTGCCTTGGTCTGGCAGGGACCCTGGTTGAAATAGCGTACCAAGAGCCTTGTTGTCACCTAGAAGTGAAAATAGACCCTCTGGCTCAACTAAGAGAAGCTGGAATGGACGAGTTGGAACATTCCAGGAAATACCTAGAAAGGTTCCCAGAAG TGTTTAAGCGTCACGAGTTCTACGAAAGCAACCCAGCTAATATGCAAGTGAGAGAGGCCGTTCAAGCGGGAGGAGAACCCCTCCGGATGACACGTGGCTGGTACTATGACCTTAATCATGATAGAGGCACATACATAAAAACAGGGGGTCTCCGAGAAGATGACTTCCAGGGGTACGTTCTGGTTAAGGAGCCCTATAGTGGACGTGGCGCCATGGTGGTTCTTGACACAAAACTTGTGCGGGATTCTCGGTACAAGCTTAGGGGTGCTAACATACAGACATATGCAGACAGAGATATAGATGTCAAGGATGCCGACTTCGTGTCGATTGGAGACTTCTGGGAACTTGAAGCTGGGGAGAAATTGATAGTAAAAACAG GTCATGGAAATGATACCATCCACATCAACGGTCCCATTGGACAACCTACAAGCGACTTTGGAGAAGATACCCTGGACGTAGATACAGGTGCCCGGCACCCTTTTCCCGAGACCTTGAATACTCTGTCGTTTTCAAACCTTGCGAAAGGCAGACAGTATTTTATTAAGGAAGGATATTTATACAAACTGCATCATATTAAGGGGGCATACTACAGCGCCCGGACAGCACAAGTCGGTCTTTGGTATAAGCCTGACAGGCCTGATTTGCCTGTTACTCTCCACAAGTTTGGTAAAATAAAGCCGATCAATTTGGTCATCGGGAGCTCCTATAATGACGTTATCGAGATGAGCGGGGCAGCCTTCTACGTGGAACAGACAGAAGGAATAAACAAGTACATTATGCAAGCAGTAACAGCAGCGTACTATGAATTCTACGAAATCGTCGATTCATCCGAGAGCTACAGACTTTCAGGCCAACAGCCCGAGCTTGTAGTCTGCTCCTCTGAGAGGATTACCATAAATAACTTTGAGTGGACCGATGAACAG atCCTGAATTTCAGAGTTTCTTCCTACTTCAAGACAGTAATGCGATCTATCCGCTTCCAGTTTCTCACAGAACCAAAAGTGTCCATTTACTATTCGCGTGATTTCGACAGCTGTGTCGACAATCTTAAAAGCGCTCCTGAAAAGACCTTCGACTTGACTCTGGCCAAGCAG GTCGATATTTCAAATAACGTCGACACAGTAGCCTTTAATTTCAAAAACGTGGGATATGGAAGTTGGCACGATGATACGATGCGCTTCCTCAAACCTGATGCATCCAGCGCAGGTCAAAATGGTCTGTTGGTGAATTTGCACGCTGGAAATGACACAGTGATTCTGACAAACGATCTTATGAGAACCATCATAGATTCAG GAGCTGCGATGGAACTGAAGGAAGAAGGCGGTAAAGACTGGATGCAAATCAGACAGGGCAACTCCATTCCGGATgggtattattattttaactaCATTGTCGAGTTAGTAGACGTGGAGATGATCATGAACGAGGAGAAAAGGGTACTAGTCGATTTGAGAAAACCTGTTGAAGGCACCATTGACTTGAAGGCGAGATATGAGATGGCGATGCCATAA
- the LOC5517369 gene encoding embryonic protein UVS.2, producing the protein MYYLVELVCIFVLFVRTVSCTCPQTNYTGDSGSLSSPGVNGTYPKTSSCLYNIRVPAGRRALLSFSKFDVLGSMPGCSEASVKVYVSCAEKRHVGTFCSCGLAHPLPFDIYSTDECISLEFKSNGIAQASGFTAQYSSAQKNESVASSACRNPAQYVNERNFFTPNWPMNYPSNISCKWSLNVSGNDLFLSLMSFQIEASSSCNPESKIDDYVSVSGTTVDGKEKAIAKRLCSDQLDGEVSKNFTVKGMSKILVEFYADSDNNALSGFAAGFVNYQAGITVDASTGKCGKKPTDPKGATQSLVSSLFLILFAALLSIEWDAQQ; encoded by the exons ATGTATTATCTGGTTGAgttagtttgtatttttgtgctttttgtGAGGACTGTATCCTGCACATGTCCTCAAACAAACTACACTGGAGATAGTGGGAGTCTCTCCTCGCCGGGTGTGAATGGAACTTATCCTAAAACTTCGAGTTGCCTGTATAACATCAGAGTTCCTGCAGGAAGGCGTGCTTTGTTATCGTTTTCTAAGTTCGATGTGTTGGGTTCTATGCCTGGATGCTCTGAAGCTTCTGTAAAGGTTTATGTCAG TTGTGCTGAGAAACGTCATGTGGGGACATTCTGTTCTTGTGGCCTTGCCCATCCCTTGCCGTTTGATATCTATTCCACTGATGAATGCATCTCCTTGGAATTCAAGTCCAATGGAATAGCTCAAGCGTCAGGTTTCACGGCTCAGTACAGCTCAGCACAAAAAAATGAGTCTGTCGCATCATCTGCTTGTAG aaatccAGCACAGTATGTGAATGAGAGAAATTTCTTCACCCCAAATTGGCCCATGAACTACCCAAGCAACATAAGCTGCAAATGGTCACTGAATGTCAGCGGCAATGACCTCTTTCTGTCGCTCATGTCATTTCAAATTGAAGCTAGTAGCTCATGTAATCCTGAAAGCAAGATTGATGACTATGTATCAGTATCAG GCACTACAGTTGATGGCAAGGAGAAAGCCATCGCGAAAAGACTCTGCTCAGATCAGCTTGATGGAGAAGTCAGCAAAAACTTCACTGTGAAGGGAATGTCAAAGATTCTGGTTGAGTTTTATGCTGACTCAGATAATAATGCTCTCTCTGGGTTTGCTGCTGGCTTTGTGAATTATCAAGCAG GAATTACTGTGGATGCATCTACTGGAAA GTGCGGCAAGAAGCCAACTGACCCAAAGGGTGCCACCCAGTCACTGGTGTCTTCGCTGTTTCTCATCCTATTTGCTGCGTTGTTATCCATTGAATGGGATGCACAACAATGA
- the LOC116601190 gene encoding uncharacterized protein LOC116601190, producing the protein MAPRALLCVAIVALILGNPAKARITGKRLIEISEKAIETISMTDTVLAIKARTNSIRAYNHMKQGEKEEAQMSMYRAMFGLAVVNGAGGLVVQNPMTITFVNHMKKKSEFKAVTAAWNKYNNVIKDDIYRGLITQDEFLTKTTKLKQQTIDKLKTVVQGLPETDEVVKTLRRASKWAKVVKYIDFLGPWFDGISLVLDSWDLYDAIKENNTPGIVSSSLGIASSVVGLATLGAVALGVVTGGVGLLALGALSVCLGLAGTLVEIAYQEPCCNLNAHIHPLVQLQEAGIDELVHSKNYLLSFPKVYRCHELYESNPAVMQVREGVPLRDDPLEMTRGLYTGLPKGTYIQERHYTGTAVFNGYVLLTESFTGRGAMVVLDTKLVRDSQYKLRGAIIKTYRDLRAKDSDFVTIGDFWDLAVREKLIVKTGNGNDTIYINGPIGQPTRDFGEDTLDVDTCDRFPFPETLNTLSFSNLEKGRPYSIKGAYYSARTAHVGLWYFPGNLHKFGKIKPINLVIGSSFDDVFEMSGAAFYVEQTEGVNKYIITVTAVTTAYYEFYEIVDSSEIYRLSGQQPELVVCSYERITINNFEWTDEQILNFKVNVGGKDVRRSIRFQFLTEPKVSIYYSGSNDCVDNLKNAPKKTFNMTLAKQVDISNNNYIGDFNFNNVLHGYGGDDTIRFLKPEVASLVQTPPVYMGSGNDTVILTEELMKTVMDSGAAMELKEEDGKDWLLIRQGNPMPDYWFGFNYKVELQDVEMIANENKKVLVDLRKPVEGTVDLKARYEMAMLNDWFL; encoded by the exons ATGGCACCAAGGGCTCTACTATGCGTAGCTATAGTAGCGCTAATTCTTGGGAATCCCGCGAAAGCTAGGATAACTGGAAAGAGACTCATTGAAATATCCGAAAAGGCAATAGAAACTATTTCGATGACGGACACCGTGCTCGCGATCAAGGCACGGACAAACTCCATCCGAGCCTACAACCACATGAAGCAGG GCGAAAAAGAGGAAGCTCAAATGAGTATGTACAGAGCGATGTTTGGCCTTGCGGTAGTGAACGGCGCTGGCGGCCTTGTCGTACAAAACCCTATGACTATCACCTTTGTGAATCATATGAAGAAGAAGTCTGAGTTTAAGGCCGTCACGGCCGCGTGGAATAAGTACAACAACGTCATTAAAGATGATATATACAGGGGCTTGATTACCCAAGACGAGTTCTTGACCAAG ACAACCAAGCTCAAGCAACAGACGATTGACAAATTAAAGACCGTTGTCCAAGGTCTCCCAGAGACGGATGAAGTAGTGAAAACTTTACGCCGAGCATCCAAGTGGGCGAAGGTCGTGAAGTATATAGATTTCCTTGGGCCGTGGTTTGACGGCATAAGTCTTGTGTTGGACAGTTGGGATTTATATGATGCTATCAAGGAAAACAACACACCCGGAATTGTGTCCTCTAGCCTTGGAATAGCGTCCA GTGTCGTAGGCCTCGCGACGTTGGGCGCCGTAGCACTTGGTGTGGTAACCGGTGGAGTAGGTCTCCTTGCTCTTGGCGCTCTGAGTGTTTGTCTTGGTCTGGCGGGGACCCTGGTTGAAATAGCGTACCAAGAGCCTTGTTGTAACTTGAACGCACATATACACCCGTTGGTCCAACTTCAGGAGGCTGGAATCGATGAGTTGGTACATTCCAAGAATTACCTTTTAAGTTTCCCAAAAG TGTACAGGTGTCACGAGCTCTACGAAAGCAACCCAGCTGTAATGCAAGTGAGAGAGGGCGTTCCATTGCGGGATGATCCACTCGAGATGACACGAGGCTTGTACACTGGCTTGCCAAAAGGCACGTACATACAGGAACGTCATTATACCGGAACAGCTGTATTCAATGGATATGTTCTCCTTACCGAGTCGTTTACAGGACGTGGCGCCATGGTGGTTCTTGACACTAAACTTGTACGGGATTCTCAGTACAAGCTTAGGGGTGCAATAATAAAGACATACAGAGATTTAAGGGCCAAAGATTCCGACTTCGTGACGATTGGAGACTTCTGGGATCTTGCAGTTCGGGAGAAGTTGATCGTAAAAACAG GTAATGGAAATGATACCATCTACATCAACGGTCCCATCGGACAACCTACACGCGACTTTGGAGAAGATACCTTGGATGTAGATACATGTGACCGGTTTCCTTTTCCCGAGACTTTGAATACTCTATCGTTTTCAAACCTTGAGAAAGGCAGACCGTATTCTATAAAGGGAGCATACTACAGCGCCCGGACCGCACATGTCGGGCTTTGGTATTTCCCTGGTAATCTCCACAAGTTTGGTAAAATAAAGCCGATCAATTTGGTCATCGGTAGCTCCTTTGATGACGTCTTCGAGATGAGCGGGGCAGCCTTCTACGTGGAACAGACAGAAGGAGTAAACAAGTACATCATAACAGTAACAGCAGTAACAACAGCGTACTATGAATTCTACGAAATCGTCGATTCATCCGAGATCTACAGACTTTCAGGCCAACAGCCCGAGCTTGTAGTCTGCTCCTATGAAAGGATTACCATAAATAACTTTGAGTGGACCGATGAACAG aTCCTGAATTTCAAAGTTAATGTCGGCGGCAAGGACGTAAGGCGATCTATCCGCTTCCAGTTTCTCACAGAACCAAAAGTGTCCATTTACTATTCGGGTAGTAACGACTGTGTCGACAATCTTAAAAACGCTCCTAAAAAGACCTTCAACATGACACTGGCCAAGCAG GTCGATATTTCAAATAACAACTACATAGGAGACTTTAATTTCAACAACGTGTTACATGGATATGGGGGAGATGACACGATTCGCTTCCTCAAACCTGAAGTAGCCAGCCTAGTTCAAACTCCGCCAGTATATATGGGCAGTGGAAATGACACAGTGATTCTGACAGAAGAACTAATGAAAACAGTCATGGATTCAG GAGCTGCGATGGAACTGAAGGAAGAAGACGGTAAAGACTGGCTGCTAATCAGACAGGGCAACCCCATGCCGGATTATTGGTTTGGGTTTAACTACAAGGTCGAGTTACAAGACGTGGAGATGATCGCGAACGAGAACAAAAAGGTACTAGTCGATTTGAGAAAACCAGTTGAAGGCACCGTTGACTTGAAGGCGAGATATGAGATGGCGATGTTAAATGACTGGTTTCTCTGA